Below is a genomic region from Phocoena phocoena chromosome 21, mPhoPho1.1, whole genome shotgun sequence.
gaaaactCAGGCACAAAGAAGATGAGTTAATTGCTCATGggcatacagctagtaagtgatggagccagggTGGGAATTAAGTTCCAGAGTTCCTCTAAGACAGTGTGTGTATGCAtacgtgtgtgtgggtgtgtgtgataTATATGCTACATATCTCAAAACACTTTTGGCCAATGGTATGCTGGTAAACTGTCTTTCTAGGGGGAAAACAAGCCCTAATTAGTAATATTTGCTGACATAtgtggtataaatactcccaaCATGGCTGATTTCAGGACATCAACAATTTAACCATTGGCTCCCTGGTTAAAGGGTCTCCATTACAACACTGCTTTAGCATCATAAGAACTCAACTGAGTGAGCTTGGATCGCTTTTATTCTTAACTCTTTGGTTTAATTTTCAGTCAGCCTTTATTACCATAAACAGAACAGGAGAGGAAGACAAATGACATTGGTTTTATTTAGGAGTGGAAAGAAGTGTTTTGACGTTTATGGTGTTTAAGGATTTTGCACAagttagagagagagacagattgcTGGCAATTGGTAGGGACCTTGTTTTCCCACATCTACTCTAATACCTGATTTTCTCATATTATTATATGTCACCATCCACATTCCAGAAACCAACTTTTAATTAAAGAGAATACGTGAGCAACCacatctaatgcacagcatagaaAGGTCACAGGTTTAAATCAGTTGACCAGTTCTTTAGTGCACTGTCCCTGCATTAGAACTATATGGCCTCCTGTCCCTTTAACTCAGAAGCAAATAGGTTGACGATGGCAGCTTTAACTTTCCCCATTATATCCATTTTGAATGTGGCAATGACTTCACCCTTCAAATGGCTATGCTTTTCCAAATACTGAAATATGGCACCTCATTACTGGCTGACCCTGGGTTGTATATGAAAAGACTCATCATATAGCACATGTGGGGCACAAACAATTCGCAGATGAACCATTTTTGTAGACCTTGTGATCTCATCTTTTTAACTTCCTAAGACAGGGCTTGAGTATATATTGAGTAACACATAAATAGCATAATActcaagaaaacaagcaaaaaatttaaatatgcctTTTTAGAAGCTTTTTTTAAAGGTCTAGGAATCTTTTTGAAAAAACGACCAGTAAAGTGACATAAATAGGTCTTAATCTATTTTCATAATTAGCATCCAATTAAGATACATATTTATGTCATCAGTTTTTAATTCAAATGAAGTTAAACTATTAAGATACTGAGTTCAATTATGTTCTTAGCTCCAAATTCAAATACCAAGCATCAGATGTaataacactttaaaaagaagttcaacaattaaaaattatggGCTTTAAAAGTATATTATAGTCTATGTAtgatatctcaattaaaaatgcattatgcTTATTATTTGCCTTTTGAAACCAAAAGGAGTCATCTGAGTGCTGGTAATGGAAACAGACCCTTTTTTTGTTTATGTGTATATCGTGTACATATACATGTCTAACAACTTCAGGTCAGAATTCTATAAATCAGGATCAGCTAAACTTCTCATTTGCTGGGGAGTGACAGGCCATGaagattttcaaattcatttttctgGTGGTACATGGCTGCCTAACGTATCAACGGATGGCAAACACACAAAACAGGCATTTCATCTTGATATAAATATACTCCAAGTTTaaatctggcttctttccctttgtTCCAAGGCCCCGTATCAGATGTTAGCAAGTCGATGTACCTTGGGGGAACCCACAAGAGTCAGATTTCCCCTTCTGCTCTGTGAGTGTGAGGCTGCGGGACTGTTTCCTTATTAGCTTTCAGGCTGCCATCAGCAGCTACGGAGTCCAGCTTTCAAGTTCCCATTTGTGGAGATTCTGATTGGGTGGGACAGAGCAGAGGGCATTTGTGAAGAGGCTCCCCAGACAGTGATGACACATGACAAGGTGTGAGAACAGGTGACCTAAGGGCATTCTCAAAACTACAGCTTTCTAGCCCTAACTTACAAAGAACATTAAATCTTAAGATGAGTGTAGGAAAAAAACGGAGCAGATATACTAAAGGTGGGGGACAATATTGTACATACAGTTTTATTAATGACTCCTGATGTAAAAGGAAGGTAATGAAGCAAAGATGATCCTGAGAAAGCGCACTTACAGTCCTGTCTAGTCCGCAGACGGCTGACCGAGCGCTCAGAAAAAACAAGGCAGACGAGGGTTACTGACTCACTGCTAATTCAAACCACCAACACGTGCACAAGAGATTAGTAAAACCACAGTACAGATCAAGTTCCCTAAATCATTTTCGGAAGAAATTATCAATACTAAATATTTGTAGCTAAAAGGTCAGAGATTTTTTTGGTGGCTAAAAACCTTCACACACTGAGAGCGCACCATCAGAGGAAGAAGCCCAAGAAAATCAACACAGTTGCTCGTCAGAAGACGGCCCACAGTTTCTAATATGTGCTAAACAAAACGCACCTTTATGATTAACAGCATTCTTTCCTCTTCAAGCTAGAAGAGAGCATTATGTACAACTGATAATCAGCGATAAGAGACATATTACTCTAAGGTACTGAGATTCAGTCAGGACTTATGCTGTGACTCATTGTTACCTTTTTCTTTGGGTCTAAAATGCTTGTTTActcaaattattttaagtatcCAAATACAGATTATTTCTTGTGGCTTTACTATATCACTTTACTGTATCATTTATTTATGGAAATAAATCCCCAAAGTAGCAATTTCTTGAAACACTGAGCAGAAATCCAAATATCActcaaaatttaaacatatacaaaatacatacacacaaatattttcaGGGGATATACAAAgcttaaataaaaaaagataagaaaaatttttCAGATATAGAAAGTGAAAATGCTCTTCTAGCATAAAATTTTTGTGCTTATTTTACACAAAGAATTTTAGAATACATGAGGCACGTTATACGATGACAGTGAGCAGCCTTTTcagcctctgtttctttcttctttaaatagaGATGTGGACAGAAAAGATGGATTAGATGCAGTCTACTTTTTCCTCAGCTGGCTCACTTTTTAGAGGATTGTAAACCATGAAATGAAACTGAGTAAATGTTGAAAGTTTATTGCAGGCAGCACCTAGggccaagaagagaaaaagttgtTTGGTTAAATATAGAATGCACATGTCATGTACAACCACTACAGACACTGCTTCCCCACCTCCACACTGGCTGTTGTGTGCCTGCTGTCCAGTCGGGCCACACGGAAGTGGGCTGTGTGTCCACCTTAGTGCAGACTAGCTGACAGTCCATGAGGGGAAAGAAAGGCAGTGGGAAAGCCATCTCTTTGAACCTCAGAATATAGGCTGATTTTTTGCTCCTATACATATGCGGTCATTGCTactgttattttaatgttttcatatccttttcgTAGGAGAAGAAAATTTTCAGGCACGCACTAACAACtgtatttccctagtgactagGCCATTCCCTTCATCCATCCATAATCCTCCCCTCCCCGGGCACCCTGCTCTTTTCTACGCTTCTACATGGGTAGAAAGTGAGCCTTGTTTTGTCAAGATGCTCTCTGTCAGACAACAGTGATTTCTTCACCTGCTCAGACACCTGGAGGGAGCCCTTCTAATgccattactttaaatataagggGCTGGTCAATTTTAAATTCATCTACAAttatataattatcatttttacaTCCTGTTAAATCTAACTTTGAGCCTTCTAAGGTTTATTTCCTAAGAGGGAATCAATGAAACTGATTTATTTTAGACACAAAGCCTCCCCACCCATAACTTACATCGACTTTTGTATTTTAGTACTTAAAAAAGAGTATGGAATTCCTCAGACAAGTTTTTCAGATACCAAACTGTGGGAAGTAAGAGATCAAAGCACAGTAATAAGCGGTCTAGCCTAATGAGCTGCATTGATCACCAGGCCGTGCATCTTCCCCGTCTGAAACCTCACCAATGAGGAGCAGCACTGGTTGATCTTGAAATGCTTTGAAACTGTGATGGGCTCATATGGAAAGTAAATGAAGCAAAGGACATGCCTCAAATACAGTGCGAAAATGATTCTGCTAACGCCTTTAGTCTACTGATTAGTAATACATTCTGTACCGGGGAGCCCTGAGATCTAAATGACTGAGACCTTTAAATAATGAACAGAGAAGTGGGGAAGACCGTTCATCCCTACGTACTTCTAATGAATAAAAACATCTGACTACATTAGCCCATCTCAGCATGTACTTGAGCCGAAGCTGAACTTTCCTTAGGACGGACGTCAAGGGAAGACCGAACAGCCAAAGACTGGATCCTAACCACCGCAGTCAACAGAGGAGACTTTCAGGTACACTTCTAACACTCTGGGGGTCTTGACACAACAATTAACATTTATCCATTGCCTACTCAATACAGTCCCTGTTTCTATCGCAGAGGATTAAAATACCCAACAGCGTTTTAAAGTCTCtgtcctcatcaacacttgcAGGTTcacataaatatgaatttcagataaaactCACCATAACTTCCAGTCACGTTAGCACATACCACAGCCCCGAAGAAGTTGGGGAAATACTTCTGGATTCTTGAAATCACTTTCCGGCATGCTGTGGTGGGATCTTCTCCTCTTCTCATGTATTCTACAGCTTGGTAGCTGATTTCAACAGAGGCAGAACTTTAGTATCACAGAATAAACTAACTCCAGATTTGGTTACTTGAGGTTAGACATCTAAAACCATCAAAATTGtcacatttgacaaaatacaggGCATGTAAGTGAAGAGAGGTCTGTAACTCCTGTGAAAGCATCAACAGGAAAGGCAGTAAACCTTGATACCATGTCTACCTTTTCAACTAATCCACCCACTCATTTCAGATAaggacttttatttttggcttcagcTGAATAACTGTTACTTAGTAAAAACAGCCTGAAGTCATGAAGTATAGAGGTTATATTTAAGTAAGAAATGGGGCTACAGTCAACGGGGGAAAATACTAGGCATGCGCAAAACATCTAGTTGCAAGGATTCTCTCTCAGTAATTAATTGTACACAGCGACTGCATTTTCTACTTTTATCATCAATTATCGCGGTCCCTTTAcgtaaattatttaaatagatcCAAGCATTCTCATCTGTGAAGCGGAGTGAGCACTGTTACTCTGTTTCAGAGGACTGTGGCTGCTTCATTTGAATGATTAGGATCGTCAAAGGGATGGTGCCAAGACTTGGTAAGCAGGCTTTCTGAAAAGCTCTCGTACACACAAATGCGGATCACACGGCACAgacaattattttctctctttaggGACAACATCTCCAAGATCTCTGAAGTCACAGATGTAGGAGGGCGCACCTTGGGAGGAAGCGCATCAGTATGTCGCCGTCCCCGGTGGCTGCTGCAGCCCCTGCAGTGTCGTCGGCGTAGGCCCCAGATCCAGGTATTGGCGAGTCTCCTATTCGACTTTGGGAGGACACAGCATGGTCATTCAGGACAGGAAGTCAAGTGCAGAAAATTCTTTTAGGAGACGTTTCTACTTAGTCACTGACTATTGTTTCAAGTAAATTCTTCATCAGAATACAGAGAATAGACTTTCCTTAGTTTTTCCACTTAGGTTTTCATAAACCCACATTCATTCATTACATGAGAATCACACAGCAGCCCATCATTCGTGGCGGGATGGCACAGGTTCACGGTGACTGTTCCACCATCGCCATCCTTTATCATCTCATTTCTGGATTatctcagcaggctccaactggtTTTCCTCACCTACAATCTATTCCTGCTGTCTAGGTCAGGTGCCAACATTTTACTCAAGTTTTTCCTTGTAATTAACCTTCCATGCTTTTCTACTACTttgaaataaaatccagaaatccTTAAAGACCCCCTGAAATCTGGCTCTGGTCTCCTCCCCCGCACCCGACAGATGTGCGGTTTTGTTTCTGGCCATTGGGAGCCCTGAACCTGAGCCTGTGCTACTTTGGATCTGCTAGTGCCTTGTCCTGGATGTCCCTGGTCCCTCTCTCAGGGTCAgggtcagctcccagcccctctctccagGCCCCCCTGATGGCCCCAGCTTAATCTgatcacaccaccatccctaaACTCTGCAGCCCTGGCTGAGACACCTTCTCCTTTGCACTTAGCAGctactaatttattttctttcacaataATCTTAGCTGTGAGAGTAGGGTTGTGCTTTGCGTTTTGCATCCCCCATAGCACCTAGGACATATTGGTTGATACTCAGTACATATTTTCGAGATCTGGTCTTTTAGAAACACTAACCCaggtattttgaattttataccaTTTGTAGATGTACCAGCAGCAATATTTCCCATCTTATGGATGACAACCATgcctagaaattaaaaaaaaaaaatcattgtagcTATCAACTCTAAAGTGTACCTCAAATATAACCAAATAATTGAGCAGTTGGTAATATAAATATCCTCTTCCATTATTTTCAGGTAGAAGACAATAGGAATCTTGGGAATATTGAAAATTACACCAGTGGTAAAATCTGTGTTTTTTAATGACCTCGTTTCACAGCATCATTTTGTAGACACCCCATATCCTCACTTCAAATTGCTCACTTTTCAATGCTTTTTCAAAGGTAATGCCAAAGAGAATCACGGCTATAGACTAATGGAAATTTTCAACATTACAGGAAATGACTGGAAAGATCATTTGAATGTGGCAAACATAACattattaaagaactaaatattaAACGGAAATTTTAAAATCCCCAAGTGAATCATCAGATTTATGTATAAAGTAAATTTACCAAAATGTATACAGATGatatgaaaagaatgtgtgtgtgtgtgtgtgtgtgtgtgtgtgtgtgtgtgtgttttcttaattGCCACTTAATCAAAATCACCTTCTGGTACATGATTAAGGATAAAGAAGTTAAGAACTACAGGAGGGCAATTAAAACTAGCTGAACTTTAACCATAAAAACGGTATAGAAGGCAAATTACCAATAGTATCATGACCGTAACTGTCTCCTGTTTCTTTGTAAGTAGAACCATCTCGCTTTAAGATACTAGGTGGTTTGTAGGGTCCACAGTATTTTGAAGCATCTGGTATAACATTCTGTAAACGagatttaagttttattttttagaaagggTGATTTTAGAAACCAGCATGTAGTTATGTACAATCGCTAAACATTAGCAAGAAACCAAAAGGACATCGGGTAACTGAAAGATAAGAATTAAAAGCCAAAGGTTAGCTAAGTCTTATGTGGACAGATGGATATAATTTTACTAAATACCTAGTCTGGTCTCAGAATTATATAATACGGAAGAGACACTTATATTATCCGGAAAAGATCCCCACTTTTTCTCTATATATGCCAAAAATTCTCAGCACAATGGCAAATATAAATGAAGATTTttagattagattttttttagatttctcaAAGAAATCAGGTACAGAacatgacttttaaattttagaatttgttcCCTGACCTAAGAAGAGCTACTCtgaaatttaaagcaaaatctattttaaaatcttctatttTTCAAAGCTAGGTACATGTGAACATATCCTAAGCTGTACTCTCAGATTCTTTTATGAATCTTAAAGGCTCAGGAAAATAATCCAAATTCATAAGTTCAGGTTGTGGATATGGATTAGTATTAAAGCAAGAAACCTATAACTCATGTCTTGCTCATTTGCGCACCAGGTGCCTCCCATGACTTGGTTTCATGCAGTGGCCTCTTTCAAGTGACTCCCTGGTTACTCAGAGGTAACTAGGATTTGGCGAAGAAACAGGTAAAAGACTAACACGCTTCACAGCAGGATTCTGGGTAGCAAAGTCCCATTGACTTAAAGATAAATTATCTTCCTGGTAACATACTAGACACCTAATCGTATAAATCCCCAAGTTAAAAAAAGGCAAGATACTGGGTATACTTCACatagataaaatataagaaatattttagactAATCGTTTCcaaactttgttttcttaatacaTGGAACCTTCTGTTACAAGGAAACACAGCAGAGCAGTTCTGAGTGAGGCAGCCCTTCTCCCACAGCTTGAAACCACTGCCAGGGGCCGGGAGTTGCCCACTCAGGACGTGGATCGGATGCAGCTGGGGAGCTTTTGAGACCATCCTGTGCCCAGAGTTGGCATCAATCGTTGGTTCTGAAGTGCAACCAGGGTGCTGATTAGCACTGTAGGCAACAGGTGGATGACTGAGAGCGGAAGGGATGTCACGTAGTATTTTCAAAtaacttaactttaaaaaatcatgcatACGTACCCTCCAGTAATTTGGCTGGCAATTCCAGGCCAGCCAATCTGAATGAAGAGCACACGAAGCGTTGGTAGATAAATCCTCGTTGATAAACCCCATGCTTTCGGCAAACTTGGTGGCtggagatgaggaagaaaaatgcaaGTGGGTTAAGTATTATCTTTTAAACAAAATGTATGCACAGGAAGTACTGGGGGTCAGCTGTCTCGTACGGGGAGCGCAGCCATCCTGGGGGTAAACACAGATGGTCAAGGGAGTATTCACACGTGAAGAGTGTTATGGGCATCAGTTTCTGGATCTCGACTTCCCTACGTCCTTCCTGACCCTGATCTGCTGAGACCCTTGTGGGCGGTGTGATGACAGctctcctctcccaccttccctccagaatctccctgcttctgcttcACAAAAGGAAAGGGACACCTCAGAACAACCGCGACTCTAACTGGGGTGCGATGCCCAGAGAGTAAAACAACATTGAGACACCAAATAAAGTCACCACTGGATTCCATGAAAGACTGACAGCTCCTGTGTTTGTCAGGTagttttccattctgtttcaaCAAAATTGAAGGGGGCCTACTGGAATTGTGAGCTAATACGTGGTTAAGAATGATCTTTTTGAATACAGATCACGGTATGGTTCTGGGTATATACCTTGGGAGGTGTTCAAGGAAGTGCCATTGCCATAGCAAAACTCCATCCGTTCCCATCTTCTGTTATCTTATGCGCCTTGGGTCTTACACCCATAAAAATGTAATACAAGAAGAGAAATAATGCTGAATCCTGTTTCCCTCCAGCAATTActcatttattaataataaactgATTTCtaaaaatcctattttaaaaatgaagaaagtacaatttagaggttaagtaacttatccgAAGTTAAATAGATATTAAGTAAAACAGCTTGAATTTGAACTTAGGTCTGCTTTTATCCACTATTTTATACTGAGTCCTTTTTTCACAGTGAAGACAATAGACACAAGCCTACATAAAAATTGAGTACAGTTAAAATATACCTGACTCTCCTGCTAACAGTGTGTGTGTCGTGTGTTCCAGTACTTTTCGTGCTACACCGATGGCATTTTTAATTCGTCTAAGATCTCCCACTGCTCCTACGTTCATGGTAGTACTGCAAGAAAAAAGTACAGTAAGATCTTTTAAGGTATTTTTATAGgttcacaaatttttaaaaaattgctttactTCAAGCTATAGTGTTTTGTAGGATAAACTCCACTGTCTTAACGTAGACGTGACGGCACATCCATGAAGTTCATACAAATTCCCACATTCAGACATATTAAGGAACAAACAGAGACTCTATTACCCCTATGTTCCCAGTGCACTAAAATTCTCAGTTTCCCATGGCTCGTTTTAAATATGGCTTTTGAAAGGGGTTTTAAGGCTTCAGGTCAGGCAACCCACAGCGTGTGTGGTTGGTGGGTAAATGACGGTTTACCAGGTCAGAGACGTATTTCTGTACCTTGGGGCTCTCCCTGTCCTAAGGAGACTACCTACCTCAATGTGATAGTTTTCTACtatgattatgatttttttttttcaaaataaaatttttattgaggtatagttcatttacaatgttgtgttagtttcaggtgtacagcaaagtgaaccagttctatatatgtatatattctttttcagattcttttccattataggttattataagatattgagtataatttcctgcgttatacagtaggtccttgtcgtttacctattttatatatagtagtatgtaaatgttaatcccagcctcctaatttatccctcctgtacctttcccctttggtaaccataagtttgttttctctgtctctgggtctagttctgttttgtaaatatgttcatttgtatcgttttttttagattccacaaataagtgatatcatacgatatttgtctttttctgtctgacttatcacttagtatgataatctctaggtcccttcACGTTGCTGCATGACTTTCTTTTAATTGAGGAGTAAAAGCCTTGTGTTTGGAAAGGCCAAGTACAATATGCTAGGGCTTCTGACCTGCATCAAAACTCATATAttgtggggggaggggtaaattgggagattgggattgacatataacacactactatatctaaaacagataaacatcaaggacctacagcacagggaactctactcagtactctgtaatgacctacatggaaaagaacctaaaaaaagagtggatgtatgtctCCACTGGATATccagtggatatatgtgtataacagattcactttgctgtacacctgaaactaacacaacattgtaaatcaactccactccaataaaaattttaaaaacacacatatatttgtCCATCTTGCTCTCAGTAGAAGACTAGTCAGCCATACATGTAACTCAACCTGCAGCGGAGGTGCAGAGAGCACTAAGGCTTCTCAGGGCGCTCCTACCCGTCCATGATCATGGCATCCAGGGTGGTCTCTCCAGACTCGTCAGGGCTGCCGCCAAAGCCCACGGTGCCGTCACACTGCTCCCGTTCACACGCCGCACAGCCGCTCTCAACCGCGTCCAGCGCAGACCCTCCAGATGCTAACGTCCTCCATGCTGGCAATCAAATCCCAAAAGTGCTTGTGTAGACACGCATTTTTTCTTCAATGCCAAAGGCAACAAACCAAAAACAGCCTGAAAActcctatttttaaaactgtttgcaCATTTACTCCAAGTTAAACTGAAATTTTCGTCTATCAGGTGCTGCAAAGCAGTCAGTGATATAGACAGAATTACGTAACACAACCCTTTACCGTGAAGAATTCAGACTTTGGCTGATGCAAAGTGAGggttttttcacttatttttctcttattaataATACCTGtttctactgtgtgtgtgtgtgagaaaagaAGTATTCTCTCCTTCAGTTTTATAAGTTACAACTGAAGCTACTAAAAGGCAAACTGAAAATTCATGAAATCATAGCCCCATAAATTTCTTCTGCATCatcagattattaaaaatataccagCAAGTCTCCATAACAACAAAATAACAGCAAATAATTACAACGTGGGCTTCACGTggataattcatttaatctttcagGTACTGTACCATTACTATCCttattttaaagaggaagaaacagacccagagaggttatttgttcaaggtcacacagctagtcgaCAGCAGCGTCAGGATTCAAAAGTAACCATTTTGGTTCCAGGGGCTATGCTTTTAACACTAAACTATGTTCTCCAGAGCCCCAAACATGGaatgggcgggggggggggggggggggggggcgggggggggaggtgTTCAATAGTCAATTTCTTTACTAATAAAAACAGAATTCCTTGACGAGTTAATGACACTATTGGTAAATAATAAGCATTACCACTGAAAGAACAGGCTTGAAAGTATATTTAGAGAAGTTCCCCCCCTTCTGAATTCAGACAACATACACAGAATTGTTCCCAGTGCAGGGCCCTgaactttcttttctgtctcattATCGCTGGGAATTTCTTTCTCacagcctgtttcctcattttttctcTGAATCATATGCACTGCCTATAACATACAAACTTAACTCCATCAAATTCTAAAGCTAATTCAGCCCCAGAAAATCATATTAGCAGCCTCAAATGGGGGAGAAGGGGTCCGAAACTACTCCTAGGGTAGTATGTCTTAACTGAATGAAACAAGTACGCTAAGAAAATGACAAGGTAATGGTATGTTCAGGATGATATCAAAGCACGCAAGCCTGGCACCTGACTCAGACTGGGTTTGAGGAGAGTAAATGAGGGAagtcttcctggaagaggtaATATCTTAGTTTGGTAGTTCTCAATCCTGACTGCAAATCAACATCACTTaggcagctttaaaaaaaaaaaaaaaaaaaactttggttcCAGCAGTGAAAGGAAAACCTCAGGAGGTAGGGCCCAGGCACGGGTCCTTTTGAGAAGCTCTGAGGATGATCCTAACGTATAACCAAGGTTGGAACTCCTTTTCCAGGTGGCAAATACAGCGCGTCAGCATGCAGCAACAAAAAGTACACGTAAAGCGAGCATGCTTTGTTGG
It encodes:
- the AGA gene encoding N(4)-(beta-N-acetylglucosaminyl)-L-asparaginase isoform X2 translates to MARKPSHRLLLLSLLLLCRAPVCSSGPLPLILNTWPFRNAAVAAWRTLASGGSALDAVESGCAACEREQCDGTVGFGGSPDESGETTLDAMIMDGTTMNVGAVGDLRRIKNAIGVARKVLEHTTHTLLAGESATKFAESMGFINEDLSTNASCALHSDWLAWNCQPNYWRNVIPDASKYCGPYKPPSILKRDGSTYKETGDSYGHDTIGMVVIHKMGNIAAGTSTNGDSPIPGSGAYADDTAGAAAATGDGDILMRFLPSYQAVEYMRRGEDPTTACRKVISRIQKYFPNFFGAVVCANVTGSYGAACNKLSTFTQFHFMVYNPLKSEPAEEKVDCI
- the AGA gene encoding N(4)-(beta-N-acetylglucosaminyl)-L-asparaginase isoform X1 — protein: MARKPSHRLLLLSLLLLCRAPVCSSGPLPLILNTWPFRNAAVAAWRTLASGGSALDAVESGCAACEREQCDGTVGFGGSPDESGETTLDAMIMDGTTMNVGAVGDLRRIKNAIGVARKVLEHTTHTLLAGESATKFAESMGFINEDLSTNASCALHSDWLAWNCQPNYWRNVIPDASKYCGPYKPPSILKRDGSTYKETGDSYGHDTIGMVVIHKMGNIAAGTSTNGIKFKIPGRIGDSPIPGSGAYADDTAGAAAATGDGDILMRFLPSYQAVEYMRRGEDPTTACRKVISRIQKYFPNFFGAVVCANVTGSYGAACNKLSTFTQFHFMVYNPLKSEPAEEKVDCI